The proteins below come from a single Juglans regia cultivar Chandler chromosome 12, Walnut 2.0, whole genome shotgun sequence genomic window:
- the LOC108979176 gene encoding heavy metal-associated isoprenylated plant protein 39-like translates to MTKKVVLKLDLNDDKAKQKALKTVSTLSGIDSIAMDMKEKNLTVIGTVDPIYIVSKLRKYWPMADMISVGPAKEPEKKEEAKKEEAKAAEEGKKEESKKEEEKKDEEKKEKPDPVLELVKAYRAYNPHLTSYYHVQSMEENPNACVIC, encoded by the exons ATGACGAAG AAGGTTGTATTGAAGCTGGATTTAAACGATGACAAAGCCAAGCAGAAGGCCTTGAAAACCGTCTCTACTCTTTCAG gCATTGATTCCATTGCAATGGACATGAAGGAGAAGAATCTAACTGTGATAGGGACAGTGGATCCAATATATATTGTGAGCAAATTGCGCAAATATTGGCCAATGGCAGATATGATATCTGTTGGACCGGCAAAAGAGCCTGAGAAGAAAGAGGAGGCGAAGAAGGAAGAAGCAAAGGCGGCCGAGGAGGGGAAGAAAGAGGAAtccaagaaagaagaagagaaaaaagatgaagagaagaaggaaaagccTGACCCTGTTTTAGAGCTTGTCAAGGCTTACAGAGCTTATAATCCCCACCTCACCTCATATTACCATGTCCAAAGCATGGAAGAGAATCCGAATGCCTGTGTTATTTGTTAA